Proteins encoded by one window of Agelaius phoeniceus isolate bAgePho1 chromosome 5, bAgePho1.hap1, whole genome shotgun sequence:
- the CCDC134 gene encoding coiled-coil domain-containing protein 134 isoform X1, with protein MAGAALGPLRGTGRRWPVLPERDPAGARPPGQPGWPKSGAGSAAPGHLSGPWVKGLCPTGSACRRRLLAPRWSHGRSGAPRLPGAAVPPRVRVLPGAACCVHLTRLRAAVANMDFLIICPFLLALLLSQGSFTDLEKQRVDSGLEIYKKLFEVKRKDQMNALKNLIELNDVNQQYKIIDIMLKGLFKVLEDSRAVLIAADVPPDGPFPQDEKIKDAYSHVVENTAFFGDVVLRFPKIVHHYFDRNSNWNSLIRWGIGFCNLTGVFEQGPHSQVLRLMAQELGISEKSPDYRNPFKTDQSEFFPSADTFQKALRDEEKRRKKEEKRKEIRKGPRISRSQSEL; from the exons ATGgcgggagcagccctggggccgcTCCGGGGGACGGGGCGGAGGTGGCCGGTGCTCCCCGAGCGAGACCCGGCAGGGGCCCGCCCTCCCGGGCAGCCGGGGTGGCCGAAGAGCGGGGCGGGCAGTGCGGCCCCGGGACACCTCTCTGGACCCTGGGTTAAAGGGCTGTGCCCGACGGGCTCTGCATGCCGTCGCCGCCTGCTCGCCCCGCGCTGGAGCCACGGGAGGAGCGGAGCGCCGCGGCTCCCGGGAGCTGCCGTCCCCCCGAGGGTTCGCGTCCTCCCGGGTGCCGCCTGCTGCGTCCACTTGACACGGCTCCGG GCTGCAGTGGCCAACATGGATTTTCTCATCATCTGTCCCTTTCTGCTGGCcttgctgctgtcccagggcagcttCACAGACCTGGAGAAACAGAGAGTAGACTCTGGCTTGGAAATCT ATAAGAAACTGTTTGAGGTGAAGCGCAAGGACCAGATGAATGCTCTGAAGAACTTGATTGAGCTCAATGACGTCAACCAGCAGTACAAAATCATTGACATCATGCTCAAGGGACTCTTCAAA GTGCTGGAGGACTCCCGTGCTGTGCTCATCGCTGCTGATGTGCCTCCTGATGGGCCCTTCCCTCAGGATGAGAAGATAAAGGATG CATACTCCCACGTGGTGGAGAACACTGCCTTCTTTGGTGACGTGGTCCTGCGCTTCCCCAAGATTGTGCACCACTACTTCGACCGCAACTCCAACTGGAACAGCCTCATCCGCTGGGGCATCGGCTTCTGCAACCTGACGGGTGTGTTCGAGCAGGGACCCCACTCCCAGGTCCTGCGGCTG ATGGCTCAGGAGCTAGGAATCAGTGAGAAATCGCCTGATTACCGCAATCCCTTTAAAACGGACCAGTCAGAG TTTTTCCCCAGTGCTGACACCTTTCAGAAGGCGCTGCGGGatgaggagaagaggaggaagaaggaagagaagcGGAAGGAGATCCGCAAGGGCCCACGCATCTCCCGCTCACAGTCGGAGCTGTAG
- the CCDC134 gene encoding coiled-coil domain-containing protein 134 isoform X2, whose translation MDFLIICPFLLALLLSQGSFTDLEKQRVDSGLEIYKKLFEVKRKDQMNALKNLIELNDVNQQYKIIDIMLKGLFKVLEDSRAVLIAADVPPDGPFPQDEKIKDAYSHVVENTAFFGDVVLRFPKIVHHYFDRNSNWNSLIRWGIGFCNLTGVFEQGPHSQVLRLMAQELGISEKSPDYRNPFKTDQSEFFPSADTFQKALRDEEKRRKKEEKRKEIRKGPRISRSQSEL comes from the exons ATGGATTTTCTCATCATCTGTCCCTTTCTGCTGGCcttgctgctgtcccagggcagcttCACAGACCTGGAGAAACAGAGAGTAGACTCTGGCTTGGAAATCT ATAAGAAACTGTTTGAGGTGAAGCGCAAGGACCAGATGAATGCTCTGAAGAACTTGATTGAGCTCAATGACGTCAACCAGCAGTACAAAATCATTGACATCATGCTCAAGGGACTCTTCAAA GTGCTGGAGGACTCCCGTGCTGTGCTCATCGCTGCTGATGTGCCTCCTGATGGGCCCTTCCCTCAGGATGAGAAGATAAAGGATG CATACTCCCACGTGGTGGAGAACACTGCCTTCTTTGGTGACGTGGTCCTGCGCTTCCCCAAGATTGTGCACCACTACTTCGACCGCAACTCCAACTGGAACAGCCTCATCCGCTGGGGCATCGGCTTCTGCAACCTGACGGGTGTGTTCGAGCAGGGACCCCACTCCCAGGTCCTGCGGCTG ATGGCTCAGGAGCTAGGAATCAGTGAGAAATCGCCTGATTACCGCAATCCCTTTAAAACGGACCAGTCAGAG TTTTTCCCCAGTGCTGACACCTTTCAGAAGGCGCTGCGGGatgaggagaagaggaggaagaaggaagagaagcGGAAGGAGATCCGCAAGGGCCCACGCATCTCCCGCTCACAGTCGGAGCTGTAG